AgtagggagcctcaactgagaaaatgcctccataagatccagctgtcagcaagcctgtagggcatttttcttaattagtgactgatggggggaGAACCCAGCCCATTGTGCATGATGTTACCCCTCATCAGgtagtcctaggttctataagaaagctggctgagcaagccatgaggagcaagccagtaagtacactcctccatggtctctgcatcagctcctccttccaggttcctgccctgtttgagttccttcctgacttctttgatgatgaacagtgatactgaagcataagctgaataaacccttccctcctccaagttgctttggtcctggtgtcatttcatcacagcaatagaagccctaaatAAGATGTTCCAAAAAgctgaaaactgaaaacaattcAAGTTCCTATCTGTTGATGACTATGACACAAATTGTATATCCCTGTCTTTGAATGTTAATTTGATGATGAAAGGTAATAAAGTGATGATATATGCTAATCTTGAAATCTTGAAAACAAGAGGTTGAGTTTAAATGACCagacacataaaagaacacactGTATAAGTGCAATTACCTAAAATCATCAGGACAGGCAAGTCCAGAGAGGCACACAGCATCTGTGGCTGaatagagctgaaaggagaagcaATGCTGGAGATGGCCACTGCTGATGGCCACAGGACTTACTTCTGGAATGATGCAGCTGTCTGAAATTAAGTAACAGTGATCATTGCACTGTAGATGTCTTCTACAACACTAAATTGAAACTGTAAGAGCATAAGTCTCATGATGTCTTAATTCTCTCTCAATAAGTCTGTTGGAAATATAATAATGTTAAGTTCTCCTCCCATTATGGCAGTTTATTCCAAATGTTTCaagaatttaagtaaaataaaaccataaaatgtttaaaatgttaaaattaatatttccATTAGCTAAGGGGGGAACGGAATTTGAACACATGACAGAAAATTTCAAgtaaaagttaatttatttttattcagtacCAGCTTTAAGTCATGTATCAAAAAGTTTGCTGTTAAGCAGtaaattataaaatgagaaaCATTTGCAAGATAAAGTTTGtattgaaattatatatatatatatatatatatatatatatatatatatatatattcaactaATATATCAAATGGTTAATAAACAAAACAGGGCTACAATTAGCTGGATTGACTGGCACATACCCGTAATCCCAGTACTTGCAAAGTTGAAGCAGGAGGGTCACTTTCAATACCAACCTGAGCAACATAATAAAGCCAATAATTAATTGGTAAATTAAATTAATTGGTAAATAATTAAATGGTAAAATTAAGGATGGAGAATGACTCACTGGCTAATggtacctgctgctcttgcagaggactcaagttcattCCAGGTACCTACATgatagctcataactgtctgtaactacaattccaagagatctgatgccctcttctgacttccaccagTATCAGACCTGCACATGGTACTCAtagatacatacaaacaaacaacaaaaagtgaataaaaattttaatgataaaattaactccatgttcatagcagcattgtttgtaatagccagaacctggaagcaacctagatgcccctcaactgaagaatgggtagagaaaatgtggtacatttatacaatggagtactactcagtagaaaaagagcattggaatcttgaaattcgcaaacaaatggatggaactagaagaaaccatcctgagtgaggtaacacagtcacaaaaaggcaaaaattgtatgtactcacacatatacaaattttagacatagagcaaaggattaccagcctacaatcctcctcaacaaaggaactaggaaacaagaagaattctaagagaaaaatgcatggaccccggagaatgggaaggggcaggatctcctgagctaattgggagcatgagggtggggcagatggagctggcagaatgagaggaggagaagaggaggggaaagggggaaatggaggagcagaaaggtgagtcaggggaagaatagaggagagcagaatgaaaGATGCCATAacaggaagccattataggtttgaggagagatctggcactagggagatttccagagatctacaaggatgacaccaactgacaatctaggcaatggtggagaggataccttaaatgcccttcccctctaatgagactgatactaccttatatgccatcctagagccttcatccagtggctgatggaagcagaggcagacacccaccaCACCacaactgaactctggaacccagttacatagagggaggaataaagatcaaaggggtcaggaccaggctggagaaacccacagaaacagctggcctgaacaagggggagcacatggaccccagactgctgtctgggaggccagcacgggactgatccagacccctgaacgtggatgtcaatgaggaggccttggcactctatggggcccctggtagtggatcagtatttttccctggtgtaagaagggactttgagagcccatcccatgtaaagggatgctctctcagcctggacacatgggggagggcctaggccaggcccaggatgatgtggtagactttggggagcccccatggaggaccctaccctccctggggagcagatgggggatggggtgggggctggtgagggatgggtgggaggagagggagaaggagaaggggttgacatgtgaagcaaacttgttcctaatttgaactaataaaaaaaattaactcaaattagggaagggaaattagatgagatctgtTGGGTAAaccagggaggggaggaggtaagagggaggggaagggcaatgagaacatgagggaatgcaGTGGTCGAGGGGTGGaaggatgcagtggaagagcaatgaaagagatttcttttttttaattagttcaaattagaaacaagcctgcttcacatgtcaatccctgctctctctccctcctctcctcccccgccccccaccaacctcctacccatcccccctctgctccccagggagggtaaggcccttcatgggggatccccaaattCTGTcctatcatcctgggcagggcctaggccctcccccatgtgtccaggctgagagagcatccctttacatgggatgggctctcaaagtcccttcttacaccagggaaaaatactgatccactaccaggggccccatagagtgccgagacctcctcattgacatccacgttcaggggtctggatcagtcccgtgctggcctcccagacagcagtctggggtccatgtgctcccccttgttcaggccagctgtttctgtgggtttctccagcctggtcttaactcctttgcttacactcctccctctctgaaactgggttccagagttcagttcagtgtatagctgtgggtgtctgcctctgcttccatcagccactggatgaaggctctaggatggcatataaggtagtatcagtctcattataggggaagggcatttagggtagcttctccactattgcttagattgccagttggtgtcatccttgtagatctctggaaatctccctagtgccagatctctcctcaaacctataatggctccctctatctcttatcctactctcctctattcttcccctgactcaccttcctgctcccccatttcctcctctcccctacctttctccccctctctctcagctccctcttccctacccctatgctcccaattagctcaggagatcctgtcatcttcaccttctccagggaaccatacattcttctcttggggtcctccttgtttcctagttcctctggtgatgtggattataggctggtaattctttgctctatgtctaaaatccatatataagtgagtacattccatgtttgtccatttgtgactgggttacctcactcaggatggtttcttctagttccatccatttgcctgcaaatttcaagattccaatgcttttctccactgagtagtactccattgtataaatgtaccacattttctctatccattcttcagttgaggggcatctaggttgcttccaggttctggctattacaaacaatgctgctatgaacatagttgtgtgaatgtgcattctttgggtatatgcccaagggagGAATTGCTGGAGcttggactgattcccattttcctgagaaaccgccatactgatttccaaagtggtcgtacaagtttgcactcccaccagcaatggaggagtgttcctctttctccacatcctctccagcatagactgtcattggtgtttttgattttaaccattctggctggggtaagatggtatctcagagttgttttgagtggCATTTCACCGATgtaaggatgatgaacacttcttaagtgtctttcagccattttgacaaaatccaacagtccttcatgataaaggtcctggagagatcagggataacaggaacatacctaaacacgataaaaagcaatatacagtgaaagaccccccgaagaggtactttcgtagagggagacccacacccaggaatcagcgaggccacgaacttggatgcaaaaacaagaggctttattggagacgcgggtacccgggagacttagcttctgtgtggctaagcgccccgagccaagggaaaggggtccttatatagggaaaaaggcgcaagctaggagcagggattctattggataattctaatgaggcattgtacagagctattcccattggtcaatgtatatgaggcgctatacagggttattcaaatgaggcaaagtacagagttattcaaatgaggtgaaacatagagtctttcaaatgaggcgaaatacagaattatttctattggatggttcaaatgagacacagagccattccagatcagcatattctcaaggtctggtgtctggtgtctggtacagcagactcaattccccccccttcctgatggctgaccttgggggcggagaccttgggacggagtgtttctcttcgggcgggggctcaggggcagggctccaggccggctcacttggtgtttgttctcgtgccgacccacctggtgctcgccctcgtgccggcccacccggtgctcgttctcgggctggcccacctggtgctcattctcgggccggcccacccggtgcttgttctcgggccgggcgtgcAGCGGGTGGCGGGGGAAGGCCGCCGGGGGTgaggatcggggaagccgccaacaggaggaagaggagacaaacttgagaaagaaagggctaagggacaggggtctttcattcccccatttctcttgtaACTGAATGGAATCTTTCATTCAGAGGTCTCTGGATACTCTGGATCTATTTGCTTTAGTTGATGGTATTGTTGAGTTAAGACTAAGGCCTGTACAACAGATAGTCGTTCTCTGATGAATTGAGTCAGTTTGTTCAGAATGCAGGGACCAAATATGAGGATCAAAAATAGAATAACCAGAGGTCCCTTGAGCGTGGATATAAGGGTAGTCAACCAGGGGGACTTAGCGAACCATCCTTCGAACCATCCTTGTTGAGACTCAAATAGCTGTTGCCTCTGTTTTAGCCTTTCCCTGAGTTTGGCCATGCTGTCCCTAACTATTCCTGTATGATCTGCATAAAAGCAGCATTCTTCCTTGAGGGCAGCACATAGCCCTCCTtcctgtaaaaataataaatctaatccTCGTCTGTTCTGCAGGACCACCTCAGAGAGTGATGTTAAGGATTTCTCGAGTGCACTGACTGACTCTTCTAGGACCTGGATATCCGTGTGCATGGCTTGTTGTAGAAGCTTAAAATGATTAATTCCCTGTAGGGCAACGGTTCCGGTCCCTATGCCGGCTGCTATGCCCCCCACTGTTATTCCTCCTAATAATAGGGCCACGGTAAAGGATATTGGCTCCCTCTTATATCGGGTTGATTTCTCTAGTACGCTGTAAACATATTCAGGTTGGTGGTATGTGACTTTGGGCCAAAGTtctatcaatatacaaaagtcaatGGTGGTGTTGAGAACAGTGGTAGAGACACAGGGAGTCAACCCAGTACTGCAAGCCCAATAAGTTCCATAAGGGGCAACAAGGTATCGGCTGTCCTGAGATAATGGCTCTACTTGGTTACATAATTCTTGATGTGAGGGAGGAATCCTGCCTATGCATAGCCCCTTTCCTGAGACCTCAGATATTGTGAGCTTGTGCTGCATAGCAGCTCCACAACTGGTAGGTGCTGAGGTCTGGTTGGAGTAGTTGCCCAGTATTGCCACGCCTTCATAATATGGGGGCCGGGAAACTAGGCATAACCAGCATTCCTGAGTCTTGTTGGGGTCTGAAAAATTTAAGGCTTGGTAAACTCCTTGGATTAATTGTAATAATCTATCTCCGGTACCTGGAGGGTCTCTGGTTATCTCGATGTTTAGGGcgtctggggtgggggagaaggtgACAGCACCTGGTGTAGGAGTGATAGCTTTAGGAACGGTAGGGGGTTCAGGGACTTGAAATTGGGTTGGGGCTCTCTGGTCCGCTATTACTGTGTTTGGCCCGACTGATTGTTGGCTTAGGGGAGTAATTTGTCTGTACAGGGAGAATAAGGTCACCGGATCTTTCCCTGCTCGGTGCAGCCGGAGTCCCCAGACTTTAGGACTATCCCAAGTAGTCCTTTTTCCAGCATCTGTGAACCTTAGGATGAGAGGGTTGCATTTTCCTCCGGGGGTGGCGCCTTGAAAACCTCCCCCTCCGGCACTATCATAACAGGGTCCGCAGGCTCTTTGCCCACATCTCCATGGTCCTTTCCCTGCGTACCCTGGGATCTCCCTCCGTTTGAGAGTGATGAAATCCCAAGAGGAAGAGGGTTTCCAGTAAGCCTCCCCTGTGGTTTCACATCCCCATCTTGCACAGTACCCTTCCTGTGGCCCCCCGCAGCCATGAGTTGGTTTATGGCCGGGGCAAACATAAAAATCCTTGCTTCTTGTTCCTATCCTTCCCCCAGGGTGGTGGCATCCGTACCCTGGGAATGGTTCCTGGTCAGAGGGATCCCAATCAGACCCTACTAAGTCACATAGGTCGACATAGAGAGGAGGGAACCCATCATGTAGAGTCCCTATATAAGTGCTGAGGTTGGCTATTTCCCCGGTCCCTAGATTGGCTATTTTCCAGGTGATATTATAAACCCTGTGGGGGTTAGTTGCTACATGGGGGGTAAACAGACAACCAATCAACAGGAGGGTGTACGAGAGAGTCTTATCTTTAAAGGATTTTGAGTGCGGTGTGCGGTCCATTCTGATGCAGTGGCTGAATCGGTGGGTCGGGCTGGCTTTACATGTGAAGCATGTATCCAAGCTGCAATGCCGTCTACCTTGAGTGCGGTGGGAGTGGTAAGCAAAACGATGTAGGGTCCCTTCCAGCGGGGTTCAAGGTTCTTGGCCTGGTGACGCCGGACCCAAACGGTGTCCCCGATCTGGTAGGAATGGGGGATGGTGGGATGGTCCCTCTGGTCTTTATAAGCTTGAGCAAGGGGTTTCCAGACCTCCCGTTGTACTAGTTGGAGGGCCTGTAAATGAGCTTGGAGAGAAGGGGAGTTAGCAAAATCTGAGACATCTTGATCAAGAAAGTTAATGATAGGAGTAGGTACTCCATGCAGGATCTCAAAGGGTGTGAGCCCATGTGGTCCAGGGGTATTACGAGCGCGGTAGAGTGCTAGGGGGAGTAGGAGGACCCAGTCTCTAGTGCCAGTTGCAAGCGACAATTTTGTTAAAGTCTCCTTGATTGTTCTATTCATCCTTTCTACCTGTCCTGAACTTTGGGGTCTATaagcacaatgtaatttccaatcAATCCCCAACAAGGTGGCCACTGACTGACTTACCTGGGAGACGAAGGCGGGCCCATTGTCTGTTCCCAGTACCTGAGGCATCCCATAACGGGGAAAGATTTCTTCAAGCAATTTCTTAGTAACGATCTTGGCTGTTTCATGTTTAGTAGGGAAGGCTTCAACCCATCCTGAAAAGGTGTCTACAAAAATTAATAGATACTTGTATCCATATTTACCTGGTTTAATCTCAGTGAAATCTATCTCCCAATGTGTTCCGGGCCGGTAGCCTCTGACCCGGTTCCCGGGAGGAAGCTTCAGTCTGGATGCGTTGACTCGGGCGCACGCATCACATTGCTCAGTTACCTGTTTTAGAATATCATTCTTCCCCAAAAGGAAATTGAATTCCTCTTCTCGTTCGAGGAGCTCCCGCATCTTCTTGGAGCTCAGATGTGTCATCTTATGTAAAAATGTCACTAGGTACTTGGTTACCCGGTAGGGGATGACAGTCTTTCCTTCATAAGTCCAATCCCCGTTTGGTTCCTTTGTGGCTCCCAATTTCTCTAGGGTTTGGATGTCTCTTTGTTCATAGTCCCATGAGGGGGAGGGATGGTCGTTGGTGGGCTCTAGAGCCAGGAGGTTAGTGGTGTCTGTGGTCAGGGCCGCCTCTCGGGCAGCCAAGTCTGCCCTTCGATTGCCCCTTGCTTCAAAAGAATCCCCTTTTTGGTGTCCAGGGCAATGTATGAT
The DNA window shown above is from Cricetulus griseus strain 17A/GY chromosome 3, alternate assembly CriGri-PICRH-1.0, whole genome shotgun sequence and carries:
- the LOC113834624 gene encoding MLV-related proviral Env polyprotein-like, producing the protein MDRTPHSKSFKDKTLSYTLLLIGCLFTPHVATNPHRVYNITWKIANLGTGEIANLSTYIGTLHDGFPPLYVDLCDLVGSDWDPSDQEPFPGYGCHHPGGRIGTRSKDFYVCPGHKPTHGCGGPQEGYCARWGCETTGEAYWKPSSSWDFITLKRREIPGYAGKGPWRCGQRACGPCYDSAGGGGFQGATPGGKCNPLILRFTDAGKRTTWDSPKVWGLRLHRAGKDPVTLFSLYRQITPLSQQSVGPNTVIADQRAPTQFQVPEPPTVPKAITPTPGAVTFSPTPDALNIEITRDPPGTGDRLLQLIQGVYQALNFSDPNKTQECWLCLVSRPPYYEGVAILGNYSNQTSAPTSCGAAMQHKLTISEVSGKGLCIGRIPPSHQELCNQVEPLSQDSRYLVAPYGTYWACSTGLTPCVSTTVLNTTIDFCILIELWPKVTYHQPEYVYSVLEKSTRYKREPISFTVALLLGGITVGGIAAGIGTGTVALQGINHFKLLQQAMHTDIQVLEESVSALEKSLTSLSEVVLQNRRGLDLLFLQEGGLCAALKEECCFYADHTGIVRDSMAKLRERLKQRQQLFESQQGWFEGWFAKSPWLTTLISTLKGPLVILFLILIFGPCILNKLTQFIRERLSVVQALVLTQQYHQLKQIDPEYPETSE